In one window of Henckelia pumila isolate YLH828 chromosome 1, ASM3356847v2, whole genome shotgun sequence DNA:
- the LOC140875634 gene encoding agamous-like MADS-box protein AGL11 isoform X2 yields MGRGKVELKRIENPTNRQVTFSKRRNGLLKKAFELSVLCDAEVALLIFSPSAKAYQFSSHDIHRTIARYKSEVGITQTNDQGFSTMEVWRNEIDDLRRTVAALEARDKHFAGENLAGLGMKDLKQLERQLRIGVERVRSKKRRIVSEHINYLKRRVKQNELQESNTSSSVFEANAT; encoded by the exons ATGGGGAGAGGGAAAGTGGAACTGAAAAGAATAGAGAATCCCACAAACAGGCAAGTAACATTCTCAAAGAGAAGGAATGGTTTGCTAAAGAAAGCTTTTGAGCTATCAGTTCTTTGTGATGCTGAGGTTGCACTTCTCATTTTCTCTCCTTCTGCCAAAGCTTATCAGTTCTCTAGTCATGA CATTCATAGGACTATAGCTAGGTACAAAAGTGAAGTGGGAATTACTCAAACAAATGATCAAGGCTTCTCAACCATggag GTGTGGAGGAATGAAATTGATGATCTGAGGAGAACAGTAGCTGCTTTGGAAGCAAGAGATAA GCATTTTGCTGGAGAAAATCTAGCAGGGCTAGGTATGAAAGACTTGAAACAACTGGAACGCCAGTTGAGGATCGGTGTCGAACGTGTTCGATCTAAGAAG AGGCGTATCGTTTCGGAACACATAAACTACCTCAAGAGAAGG GTTAAGCAGAATGAGCTTCAAGAAAGCAACACAAGCTCAAGTGTTTTCGAAGCAAATGCAACTTGA
- the LOC140890422 gene encoding protein BASIC PENTACYSTEINE1-like: MDDDSMRNWGYYEPPVRGHLGLQLMSSMIDRDTKSFLSGCDNPLMVSPNGAFHPRDCVVTEPPVTHMDYVRDSWINHREKFLHMFPSNSHGSILAETSDTHQSITTAHQPDTDVKSGVEEPNIKKEANPPLKKRAAPANPKNPKGKKPKKGPVPKENGNSSVRRAKVAKKNVDVVINGVGMDIAGIPIPVCSCTGTHQQCYRWGCGGWQSACCTTIISMYPLPMSTKRRGARIAGRKMSQGAFKKVLEKLATEGYDFADPIDLRTYWAKHGTNKFVIIR; this comes from the coding sequence ATGGACGATGACAGCATGAGGAATTGGGGTTATTATGAACCTCCGGTTAGAGGGCATCTTGGTTTGCAGCTAATGTCTTCTATGATCGACCGAGACACGAAATCTTTCCTATCTGGATGCGATAATCCTTTAATGGTTTCGCCTAATGGTGCTTTCCATCCTCGGGATTGTGTGGTTACCGAGCCTCCTGTCACGCACATGGACTATGTTAGAGATAGCTGGATAAATCACCGGGAAAAGTTCTTGCATATGTTTCCATCAAACTCTCATGGCTCAATTCTTGCAGAAACTTCTGACACTCACCAGTCCATAACTACGGCACACCAACCCGATACGGATGTAAAATCAGGTGTGGAAGAGCCGAATATAAAAAAGGAAGCTAATCCTCCTTTGAAAAAGAGGGCTGCTCCTGCTAATCCAAAAAATCCCAAAGGAAAGAAGCCAAAAAAAGGTCCCGTGCCAAAGGAAAATGGCAATTCCTCTGTTCGTCGTGCAAAAGTGGCCAAGAAGAATGTGGATGTTGTGATAAATGGTGTTGGTATGGATATAGCTGGCATACCAATTCCAGTTTGCTCTTGTACTGGTACTCATCAGCAGTGTTATCGATGGGGATGTGGGGGATGGCAGTCGGCTTGCTGCACAACTATTATATCTATGTATCCCTTGCCTATGAGCACCAAACGGCGAGGAGCCAGAATTGCTGGACGGAAAATGAGCCAGGGAGCGTTCAAGAAAGTATTGGAGAAACTAGCAACCGAAGGCTACGACTTTGCTGACCCAATTGACTTGCGGACATACTGGGCAAAGCATGGTACCAACAAGTTTGTGATCATCAGATAA
- the LOC140875634 gene encoding agamous-like MADS-box protein AGL11 isoform X3 yields MGRGKVELKRIENPTNRQVTFSKRRNGLLKKAFELSVLCDAEVALLIFSPSAKAYQFSSHDIHRTIARYKSEVGITQTNDQGFSTMEVWRNEIDDLRRTVAALEARDKHFAGENLAGLGMKDLKQLERQLRIGVERVRSKKRRIVSEHINYLKRRNELQESNTSSSVFEANAT; encoded by the exons ATGGGGAGAGGGAAAGTGGAACTGAAAAGAATAGAGAATCCCACAAACAGGCAAGTAACATTCTCAAAGAGAAGGAATGGTTTGCTAAAGAAAGCTTTTGAGCTATCAGTTCTTTGTGATGCTGAGGTTGCACTTCTCATTTTCTCTCCTTCTGCCAAAGCTTATCAGTTCTCTAGTCATGA CATTCATAGGACTATAGCTAGGTACAAAAGTGAAGTGGGAATTACTCAAACAAATGATCAAGGCTTCTCAACCATggag GTGTGGAGGAATGAAATTGATGATCTGAGGAGAACAGTAGCTGCTTTGGAAGCAAGAGATAA GCATTTTGCTGGAGAAAATCTAGCAGGGCTAGGTATGAAAGACTTGAAACAACTGGAACGCCAGTTGAGGATCGGTGTCGAACGTGTTCGATCTAAGAAG AGGCGTATCGTTTCGGAACACATAAACTACCTCAAGAGAAGG AATGAGCTTCAAGAAAGCAACACAAGCTCAAGTGTTTTCGAAGCAAATGCAACTTGA
- the LOC140868530 gene encoding replication protein A 70 kDa DNA-binding subunit B-like, which translates to MINNLQENQSDIVIEALVLRQGSETKAKKSMTTIRKVILMDKQGTMIYAFIFSNVIPQIKTLLQTNTTYFICNLLVRPINSTYVNVNPKFDLTIQAGSVVTETQVMKLTMPLAIEFKSHANKMPADLIGFVKNVRNLHTFRRPLTGTIGYLREIVLMNEQYDVITVGFWDDMALNEAQLMKNRETQWQIVAICNLTMQTQNVSQLKSTPTTYVILDPPCPTAAQMTAWFNASHVLDRVDTIWTNRKFAETDDIKLEEIIKQRSTLTENNYYCVRGTIKEIENNLSLLYNACNHCHKAATKTQIGLSCLSCTNVPVEFVPRYRLTVLIEDGTGVARITMFGHIVESFISHPVEEFIKIRNQNIDDVIPHNKENHRFLFKLDWSVTIDGNMVAMIAENFQKPSPPNSNSSQTKRHRRLIKGKINNANNELSKSSSSSSSFSKIDNPGGSEAHNTSTEIEDDEFLADYTKRIKRRTTSSNKKPTTPRKIKERKL; encoded by the exons ATGATAAATAATCTTCAGGAAAATCAATCAGACATCGTCATCGAAGCGCTTGTGCTTCGACAGGGCTCTGAAACCAAAGCAAAGAAAAGTATGACGACAATCAGGAAAGTAATACTAATGGACAAGCAG GGAACAATGATTTATGCATTTATCTTTTCAAATGTTATCCCGCAAATCAAAACCTTACTGCAAACCAATACAACCTACTTCATTTGTAACCTGTTGGTCAGGCCAATCAACTCCACATATGTTAATGTCAACCCAAAGTTCGACCTTACTATACAAGCAGGGTCTGTAGTCACAGAAACTCAAGTAATGAAACTAACAATGCCGCTAGCTATCGAATTCAAGAG TCATGCTAACAAAATGCCTGCAGATTTGATTGGCTTTGTCAAGAACGTTCGAAATCTTCATACTTTCAGGAGGCCCCTTACTGGAACAATTGGATATCTAAGGGAAATTGTCCTCATGAATGAACA GTACGACGTAATCACAGTTGGATTTTGGGACGATATGGCCCTAAATGAAGCCCAATTGATGAAAAACAGAGAGACTCAATGGCAAATTGTGGCTATATGCAACCTCACCATGCAAACACAAA ACGTTTCACAATTGAAATCTACTCCAACAACATACGTTATTTTGGATCCACCATGCCCCACAGCAGCTCAAATGACCGCATG GTTTAACGCGAGTCACGTTTTGGATAGAGTGGATACAATTTGGACAAATAGAAAGTTTGCGGAAACAGATGACATAAAGCTGGAAGAAATCATCAAACAAAGGAGCACATTAACTGAG AATAACTACTACTGTGTTCGGGGAACAATAAAAGAGATCGAAAACAACTTATCACTATTGTACAATGCTTGCAATCACTGCCACAAAGCAGCTACAAAAACACAAATTGGGCTGTCTTGCCTTAGCTGCACAAATGTTCCCGTTGAATTTGTTCCAAG GTATAGACTCACCGTGTTGATCGAAGATGGAACTGGAGTAGCAAGAATAACTATGTTTGGACATATTGTTGAATCCTTCATAAGTCATCCAGTTGAAGAATTTATCAAAATCCGCAATCAG AACATAGACGACGTAATCCCCCACAACAAAGAGAATCATAGGTTTCTTTTCAAATTGGATTGGAGCGTTACAATAGATGGAAACATGGTCGCGATGATTGCTGAAAACTTTCAAAAACCAAGTCCTCCAAATTCAAACAGTAGCCAGACTAAAAGACATAGACGTCTGATAAAAGGAAAGATAAACAATGCCAACAATGAACTATCGAagtcctcctcctcctcctcctcattTTCGAAGATAGATAATCCTGGTGGAAGTGAAGCACACAACACATCTACAGAAATAGAAGATGACGAGTTTCTTGCGGACTATacaaaaagaattaaaagaaggACTACATCAAGCAACAAGAAACCAACTACTCCTCGCAAAATCAAAGAAAGGAAACTTTAA
- the LOC140874561 gene encoding probable UDP-arabinopyranose mutase 1: MSKPATPVVPPLKDELDIVIPTIRNLDFLEMWRPFFQHYHLIIVQDGDPTKVIKVPEGFDYELYNRNDINRILGPKASCISFKDSACRCFGFMVSKKKYIFTIDDDCFVAKDPTGEDINALAQHIHNLLTPSTPLFFNTLYDPFREGADFVRGYPFSMREGVPTAVSHGLWLNIPDYDAPTQLVKPRERNTRYVDAVLTIPKGTLFPMCGMNLGFNRDLIGPAMYFGLMGDGQPIGRYDDMWAGWCTKVICDHLGLGVKTGLPYIWHSKASNPFVNLKKEYKGIYWQEDIIPFFQSVTLPKDSTTVQKCYIELSKLVKEKLGTIDPYFQKLADAMVTWIEAWDEINSTSQLGALSLDGKKDASASKKK; this comes from the exons ATGTCCAAGCCAGCAACGCCGGTGGTGCCGCCGCTCAAGGATGAGTTGGATATAGTCATACCCACCATCAGAAACCTCGATTTCTTGGAAATGTGGAGGCCCTTCTTTCAGCACTACCACTTAATCATTGTCCAAGATGGAGATCCCACCAAGGTCATCAAGGTTCCCGAGGGATTTGACTATGAGCTCTACAATCGGAATGATATCAACAGGATTCTTGGCCCTAAGGCGTCTTGCATCTCCTTCAAGGATTCTGCTTGCAGGTGCTTCGGATTCATGGTGTCCAAGAAGAAGTATATCTTCACCATTGATGATGATTGCTTT GTGGCCAAAGATCCAACTGGTGAAGACATCAATGCATTGGCTCAACACATTCACAATCTGCTCACTCCATCCACTCCTTTGTTTTTCAACACACTGTATGATCCATTCCGAGAAGGAGCGGATTTCGTGCGTGGATACCCTTTTAGCATGCGGGAAGGTGTGCCAACTGCGGTTTCTCATGGACTCTGGCTCAACATTCCTGATTATGATGCCCCGACTCAGCTTGTTAAACCTCGGGAACGCAACACGAG GTATGTTGATGCTGTTTTGACTATTCCTAAGGGCACTTTGTTCCCCATGTGCGGTATGAATCTTGGATTCAATAGAGATCTTATTGGCCCTGCAATGTATTTCGGGCTCATGGGTGATGGCCAGCCTATTGGGAGATACGACGACATGTGGGCTGGCTGGTGTACTAAG GTTATTTGCGACCACTTGGGTCTAGGAGTGAAGACTGGTCTCCCATATATCTGGCACAGCAAAGCTAGCAACCCATTTGTCAATCTGAAGAAGGAATACAAGGGAATATACTGGCAAGAAGATATCATTCCATTCTTCCAATCCGTTACCCTTCCCAAGGACAGCACCACCGTGCAAAAGTGTTACATCGAGCTTTCCAAGCTTGTCAAGGAGAAGCTCGGCACAATTGACCCCTACTTCCAGAAGCTTGCCGATGCCATGGTGACATGGATCGAGGCGTGGGATGAAATCAACTCGACTAGTCAGTTGGGGGCTCTGTCACTCGATGGCAAGAAGGATGCTTCGGCTTCTAAGAAGAAGTAG
- the LOC140875634 gene encoding agamous-like MADS-box protein AGL11 isoform X1, giving the protein MGRGKVELKRIENPTNRQVTFSKRRNGLLKKAFELSVLCDAEVALLIFSPSAKAYQFSSHDIHRTIARYKSEVGITQTNDQGFSTMEVWRNEIDDLRRTVAALEARDKHFAGENLAGLGMKDLKQLERQLRIGVERVRSKKRRIVSEHINYLKRRYRDLQEENNHLQKKVKQNELQESNTSSSVFEANAT; this is encoded by the exons ATGGGGAGAGGGAAAGTGGAACTGAAAAGAATAGAGAATCCCACAAACAGGCAAGTAACATTCTCAAAGAGAAGGAATGGTTTGCTAAAGAAAGCTTTTGAGCTATCAGTTCTTTGTGATGCTGAGGTTGCACTTCTCATTTTCTCTCCTTCTGCCAAAGCTTATCAGTTCTCTAGTCATGA CATTCATAGGACTATAGCTAGGTACAAAAGTGAAGTGGGAATTACTCAAACAAATGATCAAGGCTTCTCAACCATggag GTGTGGAGGAATGAAATTGATGATCTGAGGAGAACAGTAGCTGCTTTGGAAGCAAGAGATAA GCATTTTGCTGGAGAAAATCTAGCAGGGCTAGGTATGAAAGACTTGAAACAACTGGAACGCCAGTTGAGGATCGGTGTCGAACGTGTTCGATCTAAGAAG AGGCGTATCGTTTCGGAACACATAAACTACCTCAAGAGAAGG TATAGAGATCTTCAAGAAGAGAACAATCATCTCCAAAAGAAA GTTAAGCAGAATGAGCTTCAAGAAAGCAACACAAGCTCAAGTGTTTTCGAAGCAAATGCAACTTGA
- the LOC140875634 gene encoding agamous-like MADS-box protein AGL11 isoform X4, translating to MGRGKVELKRIENPTNRQVTFSKRRNGLLKKAFELSVLCDAEVALLIFSPSAKAYQFSSHDIHRTIARYKSEVGITQTNDQGFSTMEVWRNEIDDLRRTVAALEARDKHFAGENLAGLGMKDLKQLERQLRIGVERVRSKKVKQNELQESNTSSSVFEANAT from the exons ATGGGGAGAGGGAAAGTGGAACTGAAAAGAATAGAGAATCCCACAAACAGGCAAGTAACATTCTCAAAGAGAAGGAATGGTTTGCTAAAGAAAGCTTTTGAGCTATCAGTTCTTTGTGATGCTGAGGTTGCACTTCTCATTTTCTCTCCTTCTGCCAAAGCTTATCAGTTCTCTAGTCATGA CATTCATAGGACTATAGCTAGGTACAAAAGTGAAGTGGGAATTACTCAAACAAATGATCAAGGCTTCTCAACCATggag GTGTGGAGGAATGAAATTGATGATCTGAGGAGAACAGTAGCTGCTTTGGAAGCAAGAGATAA GCATTTTGCTGGAGAAAATCTAGCAGGGCTAGGTATGAAAGACTTGAAACAACTGGAACGCCAGTTGAGGATCGGTGTCGAACGTGTTCGATCTAAGAAG GTTAAGCAGAATGAGCTTCAAGAAAGCAACACAAGCTCAAGTGTTTTCGAAGCAAATGCAACTTGA
- the LOC140875124 gene encoding heavy metal-associated isoprenylated plant protein 7-like, whose product MGEEEKKSEEGKKEVELKAEENSKDKVKSEEPKAAEQPLPPPQEIILKVYMHCEGCARKVRRCLKDFEGVEDVITDCRSSKVVVKGEKADPLKVLERVQKKSHRQVELISPIPKPPPEDNKLKPEEVTEVAKSEEKKTEEEPPVVTVLLGVYMHCEACAQEIKKRIQRMKGVESAEPDLKSSQVTVKGVFEPEKLVDHVWKRTGKHAVISKVEPEMKPEEEGKGGEKVMKVEEREKETKKVEKDEEKEEKNGGVAGNSPPGAEPGAGEPEDSKMEFKRNEIFFQNYPQNHEVYYPQRFTQDHSYVAYPAPQIFSDENPNACFVM is encoded by the exons ATGGGAGAG GAAGAGAAGAAATCCGAGGAGGGAAAGAAAGAAGTAGAATTGAAGGCTGAGGAAAATAGCAAGGATAAGGTGAAATCCGAAGAGCCCAAGGCGGCGGAGCAGCCTCTTCCGCCGCCGCAAGAAATTATCTTGAAGGTTTACATGCATTGTGAAGGATGTGCAAGAAAAGTCCGCAGATGTCTCAAGGATTTTGAAG GAGTGGAGGATGTGATAACAGATTGTAGGAGCAGTAAAGTGGTGGTGAAAGGTGAAAAAGCAGATCCACTCAAGGTGTTGGAGAGGGTTCAGAAGAAGAGCCACCGCCAAGTGGAGCTTATTTCACCAATCCCAAAGCCACCGCCGGAAGACAACAAGCTGAAGCCTGAAGAAGTAACAGAGGTGGCCAAATCTGAAGAGAAGAAAACAGAGGAAGAG CCTCCGGTGGTTACGGTCTTGTTGGGGGTGTACATGCATTGTGAAGCTTGTgctcaagaaatcaagaaacgTATTCAAAGAATGAAAG GAGTGGAAAGTGCGGAACCGGACCTAAAGAGCTCACAAGTGACAGTAAAAGGAGTGTTCGAACCCGAAAAACTCGTCGATCACGTGTGGAAGAGAACAGGAAAACACGCCGTGATCTCGAAGGTGGAGCCTGAGATGAAACCGGAGGAGGAAGGGAAAGGAGGGGAGAAAGTCATGAAAGTGGAGGAAAGAGAAAAAGAGACCAAGAAAGTCGAAAAAGACGAAGAAAAGGAGGAGAAAAACGGCGGTGTGGCCGGAAACTCTCCCCCCGGGGCCGAACCGGGGGCAGGAGAGCCCGAGGATTCGAAAATGGAATTCAAAAGGAACGAAATATTCTTCCAGAACTACCCTCAGAACCATGAGGTCTATTATCCTCAAAGGTTTACACAAGATCACTCGTACGTTGCATATCCTGCTCCGCAGATATTCAGCGACGAGAATCCGAACGCATGTTTTGTCATGTAA